One window of Mesorhizobium loti R88b genomic DNA carries:
- a CDS encoding aminotransferase class III-fold pyridoxal phosphate-dependent enzyme, whose translation MAEEVLLSRRSRLLGAKSQLFYDEPVHLVRGEGVWLYDADGRKYLDAYNNVAHVGHCHPHVVDALCRQASLLNTHTRYLHTAILDYVERLTATFDASLSTAILTCTGSEANDIALRMAQATSGQMGIIATDATYHGNTTAVSQLSTRMPPVGGRAPYVRLVPAPDSFRQPDAMANGKAFGNAVREAIASLAKDGIGLSGMILCPLLANEGFPTLPSGFFDDAISAVREAGGLVIADEVQPGFGRTGSHFWGHQRAGFVPDIVTMGKPMGNGHPVAAVVTTTEILATFRNAFRYFNTFGGNPVSCAVANAVLDVLEQENLVTNAHDVGTYALDLLRPLADRHDCIGEVRGAGLFFGAELVHDRQTREPAPDIAGRVINAMRDRGVLMGKTGIHGNVLKIRPPMPFSRDNADLLIGTLDEVLGEVGGVAA comes from the coding sequence ATGGCCGAGGAAGTGCTCCTTAGCCGGCGTTCCCGCCTGCTCGGCGCCAAATCGCAATTGTTCTATGACGAACCGGTGCATCTGGTGCGCGGCGAAGGCGTCTGGCTATACGATGCCGACGGCCGCAAATATCTCGACGCCTACAACAATGTCGCCCATGTCGGCCATTGCCATCCGCATGTGGTCGACGCGCTGTGCCGGCAGGCAAGCCTGCTCAACACCCACACGCGCTATCTCCACACCGCCATCCTCGACTATGTCGAGCGGCTGACCGCGACCTTCGATGCCAGCCTGTCGACCGCCATCCTGACCTGCACCGGCAGCGAGGCCAACGACATCGCGCTGCGCATGGCGCAGGCGACTTCAGGCCAGATGGGCATCATCGCCACCGATGCCACCTATCACGGCAACACCACGGCGGTTTCGCAGCTCTCGACGCGTATGCCGCCGGTCGGTGGCCGCGCTCCGTACGTCAGGCTGGTGCCGGCACCCGACAGTTTTCGTCAGCCCGACGCGATGGCCAACGGCAAGGCGTTTGGCAACGCCGTGCGCGAAGCCATCGCTTCGCTGGCGAAGGACGGCATCGGCCTGTCCGGCATGATCCTGTGCCCGCTGCTCGCCAATGAAGGTTTTCCAACGCTTCCTAGCGGCTTCTTCGACGATGCCATATCAGCGGTGCGTGAAGCCGGCGGGCTGGTCATAGCCGACGAAGTGCAACCAGGCTTCGGCCGCACTGGCAGCCATTTCTGGGGCCACCAGCGCGCCGGTTTCGTGCCCGACATCGTCACCATGGGCAAGCCGATGGGCAACGGCCATCCGGTCGCCGCTGTCGTCACCACCACGGAAATCCTGGCGACCTTCCGCAACGCCTTCCGCTATTTCAACACCTTTGGCGGCAATCCGGTTTCCTGCGCCGTGGCCAACGCCGTCCTCGATGTCCTGGAACAGGAAAACCTTGTCACCAACGCGCATGATGTCGGCACCTATGCGCTCGATCTGTTGCGGCCGCTCGCCGATCGCCACGACTGCATCGGCGAGGTCAGGGGCGCGGGCCTGTTCTTCGGCGCCGAGCTGGTCCACGACCGTCAGACGCGTGAGCCCGCGCCCGACATCGCCGGGCGCGTCATCAACGCCATGCGTGACCGTGGCGTACTGATGGGCAAGACCGGCATCCACGGCAACGTGCTGAAGATCCGCCCGCCCATGCCGTTCTCCCGCGACAATGCCGACCTTTTGATCGGCACGTTGGACGAAGTGCTTGGTGAAGTCGGCGGAGTGGCGGCGTGA
- a CDS encoding flavin reductase codes for MATQISKTDFRDAMARVCAPVNIVTTDGPAGRGGFTATAMCSVSDEPPTLLVCMNGRSTQAAMFLANRRFCVNVLTHDHMHLAGKFAGATRDMEARYSAARWQTLTSGTPALSDAIVNFDCEIEDVHIVGTHNVMIGRVIDVRHGSCGSALLYVDRNYTQPTRLGSFGG; via the coding sequence ATGGCCACGCAGATTTCGAAGACCGATTTCCGCGACGCCATGGCAAGGGTCTGCGCGCCGGTCAACATCGTCACCACGGATGGCCCGGCCGGGCGCGGCGGCTTCACCGCCACCGCCATGTGCAGCGTTTCCGACGAACCGCCAACGCTCCTGGTGTGCATGAACGGGCGTTCGACGCAGGCGGCCATGTTCCTCGCCAACCGGCGTTTCTGCGTCAACGTGCTGACGCATGACCACATGCACCTGGCGGGAAAGTTTGCCGGCGCGACACGGGACATGGAGGCACGCTATTCGGCGGCGCGCTGGCAGACACTGACCTCGGGCACGCCGGCGCTGTCGGACGCGATCGTCAATTTCGATTGCGAGATCGAGGACGTGCACATCGTCGGCACGCACAATGTCATGATCGGCCGGGTCATCGATGTCAGGCACGGCAGCTGCGGCTCGGCCCTACTCTATGTCGACCGGAATTACACGCAGCCGACGCGGCTGGGGAGTTTTGGCGGGTGA
- a CDS encoding phosphotransferase enzyme family protein: MNAVSARSEPETAADVTELARQALAHWGVHDGEPELLKYRENAVFRVRLPDGRPAAMRIHRLGYHTDAALRSELQWMDFLQSAGVATPSPVPTQSGDPFVLVRTAASMQPRQADCLSWLEGRAVGARGVPLAYTAEQSKQIFTAIGRAIAHMHNVSVAWTPPAGFARHAWDFDGFFGANPTWGRFETSPFLDGSRRELVLQARDKAVKVLSAYERSTRNFGIIHADLVRENVLIHDGAVRIIDFDDCGHGWHMYDLAVALYQNRDEAIYPLIEAALLDGYRQQRALTAQDVAALPLFAALRAFAFLGWVQSRVEGDITREVGLRMSDIAADVVIDYLRGE, translated from the coding sequence GTGAACGCAGTTTCCGCGCGATCCGAGCCTGAGACGGCGGCAGATGTTACAGAGCTTGCCCGGCAGGCGCTTGCCCATTGGGGCGTCCACGACGGTGAACCGGAGCTGCTGAAATACCGCGAGAATGCCGTCTTCCGCGTCCGTTTACCCGACGGCCGGCCGGCAGCCATGCGCATCCACCGGCTTGGCTATCACACGGATGCCGCGCTGCGCTCGGAACTGCAATGGATGGATTTTTTGCAATCCGCTGGTGTCGCCACGCCGTCCCCGGTGCCGACACAGTCCGGCGATCCGTTCGTGCTTGTCAGAACGGCTGCCTCAATGCAGCCCCGCCAGGCCGATTGTCTGAGCTGGCTTGAAGGCAGGGCCGTCGGCGCGCGGGGCGTGCCGCTGGCCTACACGGCTGAACAGTCAAAACAGATCTTCACGGCGATCGGGCGGGCCATCGCGCACATGCACAATGTCAGCGTCGCCTGGACGCCGCCCGCTGGCTTTGCCCGTCATGCCTGGGATTTCGACGGCTTCTTCGGCGCTAACCCGACCTGGGGCCGCTTCGAGACCTCGCCGTTTCTCGACGGTTCGCGCCGCGAGCTTGTTCTCCAGGCCCGGGACAAGGCCGTGAAGGTGCTGTCGGCGTATGAACGCAGCACCCGCAATTTCGGCATTATCCATGCCGATCTGGTGCGCGAGAACGTGCTCATCCATGACGGCGCGGTGCGCATCATCGACTTCGACGATTGCGGCCATGGCTGGCACATGTACGACCTTGCCGTTGCCCTGTATCAGAACCGCGACGAGGCGATCTATCCGCTGATCGAGGCGGCGCTGCTCGATGGCTATCGGCAGCAGCGCGCGCTGACGGCGCAGGATGTCGCTGCGTTGCCCCTGTTCGCGGCGCTGCGGGCCTTCGCTTTCCTCGGTTGGGTGCAGAGCCGCGTCGAAGGTGACATCACCAGGGAGGTTGGCCTGCGCATGTCTGATATCGCAGCCGACGTGGTGATTGACTACCTGCGCGGCGAATAA
- the hpaR gene encoding homoprotocatechuate degradation operon regulator HpaR translates to MALLHAREAVMARFRPMLAAHDVTEQQWRVLRVLSEAGSVEATELADRASVLPPSLTRIIKALEGRKFITRNKAEGDGRRVVLTIAPAGSALIDALSPERRIIYDDIEQRFGHEKLEQLLDLLETLIDGES, encoded by the coding sequence ATGGCGCTGCTTCACGCCCGTGAAGCGGTGATGGCGCGCTTTCGCCCGATGCTGGCCGCGCATGACGTGACCGAACAGCAATGGCGCGTGCTACGCGTGCTGAGCGAGGCCGGCTCGGTCGAGGCGACCGAGCTTGCCGACCGCGCCTCGGTGCTGCCGCCCAGCCTGACCCGCATCATCAAGGCGCTCGAAGGCCGAAAATTCATCACCCGCAACAAGGCCGAAGGCGACGGCCGCCGCGTCGTGCTGACCATCGCCCCGGCCGGTTCCGCCTTGATCGACGCCCTGTCGCCCGAGCGCCGTATCATCTACGACGACATAGAGCAGCGCTTTGGCCACGAGAAGTTGGAGCAACTGCTCGATCTCCTGGAGACGCTGATCGACGGCGAGAGCTGA
- a CDS encoding 5-carboxymethyl-2-hydroxymuconate Delta-isomerase has protein sequence MPHFSIEYSANLDAKVDMGELCALVLRTVLDTGLFETGAVRVRAFRAEAYAIADNLPENAFLDMSFRIGTGRSAEDKKRTGEAVFAAVSQYLATLFETPHFALSLEIREIDPVLSWKKNAIHPRLRGK, from the coding sequence GTGCCTCACTTCTCCATCGAGTATTCGGCCAATCTCGATGCCAAGGTCGACATGGGCGAATTGTGCGCGCTGGTGTTGCGCACCGTGCTGGACACCGGGCTGTTCGAGACCGGGGCGGTGCGGGTGCGGGCCTTTCGCGCCGAGGCCTATGCAATTGCCGACAATCTGCCGGAAAACGCTTTTCTCGACATGTCGTTTCGCATCGGCACCGGCCGCAGCGCCGAGGACAAGAAGCGAACCGGCGAGGCTGTGTTCGCGGCGGTGAGCCAATATCTGGCCACTTTGTTCGAGACCCCGCATTTCGCCCTGTCGCTGGAGATCAGGGAAATCGACCCGGTGCTGAGCTGGAAGAAGAACGCAATCCACCCGCGGCTGCGCGGCAAGTGA
- the hpaH gene encoding 2-oxo-hept-4-ene-1,7-dioate hydratase: MTPEQVEDAAARLFEAERSRRQIRLLSLDYPQATMEDAYRVQAALVARKIDAGLKPKGWKIGLTSKAMQYALAIDTPDSGVLFDDMFFNDGATIPAGRFIQPRVEAEIAFVMKAPLKGPGVTIFDVLNATDYITPALEILDTRIERVNAETKKVRSFFDTISDNAANAGIVIGGRPQRPDEADMRWIGAIVSRNAEVEETGLGAGVLNHPAMGIAWLADRLARYGLSIAAGEVVLSGSFVRPVEARPGDTIVADFGSSGTVSIHFAKG, encoded by the coding sequence ATGACCCCGGAGCAAGTGGAAGACGCCGCAGCACGGCTGTTCGAAGCCGAACGTTCGCGCCGCCAGATCCGGCTGCTCAGCCTCGACTACCCGCAAGCGACGATGGAAGACGCCTACCGCGTGCAGGCGGCGCTGGTGGCGCGCAAGATCGATGCCGGGCTGAAGCCGAAGGGCTGGAAGATCGGCCTGACCTCGAAGGCGATGCAATATGCGCTCGCCATCGACACGCCGGATTCCGGCGTGCTGTTCGACGACATGTTCTTCAACGACGGCGCGACGATCCCCGCCGGCCGCTTCATCCAGCCGCGCGTCGAGGCCGAGATCGCCTTCGTTATGAAGGCGCCGCTGAAGGGTCCCGGCGTGACGATTTTCGACGTGCTCAACGCCACCGACTACATCACCCCGGCGCTGGAAATCCTCGACACGCGCATCGAGCGCGTCAATGCCGAGACCAAGAAGGTGCGCAGCTTCTTCGACACGATTTCCGACAATGCCGCCAATGCCGGCATCGTCATCGGCGGTCGGCCGCAGCGGCCCGATGAAGCCGACATGCGCTGGATCGGCGCCATCGTCTCGCGCAATGCCGAGGTCGAAGAGACCGGCCTTGGCGCCGGGGTGCTCAACCACCCGGCCATGGGCATCGCCTGGCTGGCCGACCGGCTCGCCCGCTACGGCCTATCGATCGCGGCCGGCGAAGTGGTGCTGTCGGGCTCCTTCGTGCGACCGGTCGAGGCACGGCCCGGCGACACGATCGTCGCTGATTTCGGCAGCTCGGGCACGGTCAGCATTCATTTCGCAAAGGGCTGA
- the hpaD gene encoding 3,4-dihydroxyphenylacetate 2,3-dioxygenase produces the protein MPLPKPNLYPAFNIVRLSHVELAVTDLAKSRAFYVDTLGLQVTDETSGAIYLRAMEERGHHCIVLKKATMPEARDLGFKVFSDEDLDKAEHFFRAKGLPVEWVERPYQSRTFRTRDPHGIPLEFYAEMTRLPPIHQRYALYKGVKPLRIDHFNCFSPNVDESVAFYNELGFRVTEYTEDASSGKLWAAWTHRKGGVHDIAFTNGVGPRLHHVAFWVPTPLNIIDLLDLMATTGYLPNIERGPGRHGISNAFFLYIRDPDNHRIEIYCSDYQTVDPDLEPIKWDLKDPQRQTLWGAPAPKSWFEEGSSFAGAAARQPDLTASPIIAP, from the coding sequence ATGCCCTTGCCCAAACCCAACCTCTATCCCGCCTTCAACATCGTGCGGCTCAGCCATGTCGAGCTGGCGGTGACCGACCTTGCCAAGTCGCGCGCCTTCTATGTCGACACGCTCGGCCTGCAGGTCACCGACGAGACCTCAGGCGCCATCTACCTCAGAGCCATGGAGGAGCGTGGCCATCACTGCATCGTGCTGAAGAAGGCAACGATGCCGGAAGCGCGCGACCTCGGTTTCAAGGTCTTTTCGGACGAGGATTTGGACAAGGCCGAGCATTTCTTCAGGGCCAAAGGCCTGCCGGTGGAATGGGTGGAGCGGCCCTACCAGTCGCGCACCTTCCGCACGCGGGACCCGCACGGCATTCCGCTCGAATTCTATGCCGAGATGACGCGGCTGCCGCCGATCCACCAGAGATACGCGCTCTACAAGGGCGTGAAGCCGTTGCGCATCGACCATTTCAACTGCTTCTCGCCCAATGTCGACGAGTCCGTCGCCTTCTATAACGAGCTCGGTTTTCGGGTCACCGAATACACCGAGGATGCCTCGAGCGGGAAGCTGTGGGCGGCCTGGACGCACCGCAAGGGCGGCGTCCACGATATCGCCTTCACCAACGGTGTCGGGCCGCGCCTGCACCATGTCGCCTTCTGGGTGCCGACGCCGCTCAACATCATCGACCTGCTCGATTTGATGGCCACGACCGGCTACCTGCCGAACATCGAACGCGGTCCCGGGCGGCACGGCATTTCCAACGCCTTCTTCCTTTATATCAGAGATCCCGACAACCATCGCATCGAGATCTATTGTTCGGACTACCAGACGGTCGATCCCGATCTCGAGCCGATCAAATGGGACCTCAAGGACCCGCAGCGCCAGACGCTGTGGGGCGCGCCGGCGCCGAAAAGCTGGTTCGAGGAAGGCAGCAGCTTTGCCGGCGCAGCAGCGCGGCAGCCGGATTTGACGGCGTCGCCGATCATTGCGCCGTGA
- a CDS encoding fumarylacetoacetate hydrolase family protein — translation MTAHGRLATFTAGGKTRYGAVTDKGIIDLSARHSQWPTLREVIEAGALRRLAEEAEAFAVDFPLDAIAYDIPIPSPEKIICVGVNYPDRNEEYKDGQAAPANPSLFIRFPRSFVGHGAPLVRPPESPQLDYEGEIVIVIGKGGRRIAEADALGHIAALSLCNEGTIRDWVRHAKFNVTQGKNFDRTGSIGPWLVPYTSEAQIADIALTTRVNGEIRQQDRTSRMIFSFRKIINYVSTFTTLVPGDIIVTGTPTGAGARFDPPVWLKPGDVIEVEADGIGVLRNGVVDEAAA, via the coding sequence ATGACTGCACATGGGCGGCTAGCCACCTTCACCGCCGGCGGCAAGACGCGCTACGGCGCGGTCACCGACAAGGGCATCATCGACCTGTCGGCCCGCCACAGCCAGTGGCCGACCCTGCGCGAGGTGATCGAGGCCGGCGCCTTGCGGCGGCTGGCGGAAGAGGCCGAGGCCTTTGCCGTCGATTTCCCGCTCGACGCCATCGCCTACGACATCCCGATCCCGTCGCCGGAAAAGATCATCTGTGTCGGCGTCAACTATCCCGACCGCAACGAGGAGTACAAGGACGGCCAGGCGGCGCCTGCCAACCCGTCGCTGTTCATCCGCTTTCCCCGCTCCTTCGTCGGCCACGGCGCGCCGCTGGTGCGGCCACCCGAATCGCCGCAGCTCGACTACGAGGGCGAGATCGTCATCGTTATCGGTAAAGGCGGACGGCGCATCGCCGAAGCCGATGCGCTCGGCCACATAGCCGCACTGTCGCTCTGCAACGAAGGCACCATCCGCGACTGGGTGCGGCACGCCAAGTTCAACGTCACGCAAGGCAAGAATTTCGACCGCACCGGTTCGATCGGCCCATGGCTGGTGCCATACACCAGCGAGGCGCAGATCGCCGACATTGCTCTGACCACGCGCGTCAATGGCGAGATCCGCCAACAGGACCGCACCAGCCGGATGATCTTTTCCTTCCGCAAGATCATCAACTATGTCTCGACCTTCACCACGCTGGTGCCCGGCGACATCATCGTCACCGGTACACCGACCGGCGCCGGCGCCCGCTTCGACCCGCCGGTCTGGCTGAAACCGGGCGATGTGATCGAGGTCGAGGCCGACGGCATTGGTGTGCTCCGAAACGGTGTCGTCGACGAGGCTGCAGCATGA
- a CDS encoding 4-hydroxyphenylacetate 3-hydroxylase N-terminal domain-containing protein, with amino-acid sequence MRSEDFRADKARPFTGAEYLESLRDGREVYINGERIIDVTTHPAMRNSARSLARLYDALHDPKRRDTLTSATDTGSGGYTHKYFRVAKSSAELAAQQTAIAEWSRMSYGWMGRTPDYKAALMNTLGANADWYGPFKDNALAWHKRAQEAVLFMNHAIVNPPIDRHKPAEQVKDVFVHITKETDAGIYVSGAKVVATSSALTHYNFLAQSSATVTEDPSLSVMFIVPMNAPGIKMFCRVSYEQTANTVAAPFDYPLSSRFDENDAILVLDNVFIPWEDVLVLRDAQKILSFHPASGFMHGYCFQGCTRFAVKLDFLAGLLAKALRATGGDAFRGNQAALGEVIALRHMFWSFSNAMAYNPIPWANGAVLPNLEAALAYRTFMSEAYPRVIDTVRRVIASGLIYLPSSVRDFNNPEIDKYLAQYVRGSNDMGHIERIKIMKLLWDATGTEFGGRHALYELNYAGAPEEVRLQVLKGAERGGRLKAMEELVDTCMADYDENGWTGDTWLNPLASPAG; translated from the coding sequence ATGCGGTCAGAAGATTTTCGCGCCGACAAAGCGCGCCCATTCACCGGGGCCGAATATCTGGAGAGCCTGCGCGACGGCCGCGAGGTCTATATCAACGGCGAACGCATCATCGATGTCACCACGCACCCGGCGATGCGCAATTCGGCGCGGTCGCTGGCGCGGCTCTACGACGCCCTGCATGATCCGAAGCGGCGAGACACGCTGACCTCGGCCACCGACACCGGATCGGGCGGCTACACCCACAAATATTTCCGCGTCGCCAAATCCTCCGCCGAACTGGCGGCGCAGCAGACGGCGATCGCCGAGTGGTCGCGGATGTCCTATGGCTGGATGGGGCGCACGCCCGACTATAAGGCGGCGCTGATGAACACGCTGGGCGCCAATGCCGACTGGTACGGGCCGTTCAAGGACAATGCGCTCGCCTGGCACAAACGTGCCCAGGAAGCCGTTCTGTTCATGAACCACGCCATCGTCAACCCGCCGATCGACCGCCACAAGCCGGCCGAACAGGTGAAGGACGTCTTCGTCCACATCACCAAGGAAACCGATGCCGGCATCTATGTCTCCGGCGCCAAGGTGGTGGCGACGTCCTCGGCGCTGACCCACTACAATTTCCTGGCGCAGAGCTCGGCGACGGTCACCGAGGATCCATCGCTGTCGGTGATGTTCATCGTGCCGATGAACGCGCCGGGGATAAAGATGTTCTGCCGCGTCTCCTACGAGCAGACCGCCAACACGGTGGCGGCACCCTTCGACTATCCCTTGTCGTCACGCTTCGACGAGAACGACGCGATCCTGGTGCTGGACAATGTCTTCATCCCCTGGGAGGACGTGCTGGTGCTGCGCGACGCGCAGAAAATCCTGTCGTTCCACCCGGCGTCGGGTTTCATGCATGGCTATTGTTTCCAGGGCTGCACGCGTTTCGCCGTCAAGCTCGACTTCCTCGCCGGCCTGCTGGCCAAGGCGCTGCGCGCCACCGGCGGCGACGCCTTTCGCGGCAACCAGGCGGCACTGGGCGAGGTCATCGCGCTCAGGCACATGTTCTGGAGCTTTTCCAACGCCATGGCCTACAATCCGATCCCGTGGGCGAACGGCGCGGTGCTGCCCAATCTGGAAGCCGCACTCGCCTACCGCACCTTCATGTCGGAAGCCTATCCGCGCGTCATCGACACGGTGCGGCGGGTGATCGCGTCGGGGCTGATCTACCTGCCGTCATCGGTGCGCGACTTCAACAATCCGGAGATCGACAAGTACCTGGCGCAATATGTGCGCGGCTCCAACGACATGGGCCATATCGAGCGCATCAAGATCATGAAGCTGTTGTGGGACGCGACCGGCACCGAGTTCGGTGGCCGCCACGCGCTCTACGAGCTCAACTATGCCGGCGCGCCGGAAGAGGTGCGGCTGCAGGTGCTGAAGGGCGCCGAACGCGGCGGGCGGCTGAAGGCAATGGAGGAGCTCGTCGACACCTGCATGGCCGACTATGACGAGAATGGCTGGACAGGCGATACCTGGCTCAATCCACTTGCTTCGCCGGCTGGGTGA
- a CDS encoding helix-turn-helix domain-containing protein: protein MSQSSIPDFFVYGEPVRPLDVGFLHVETVLARGSIHHGQVAAHKHPQMGQITYWTSGSGIYRIEDRSWDFSAPAVSFVPSTIVHGFSIGLGTDAIVVSVADDALAAIADHSLLPLDRPVFADGLPDRAAWKGLAAVLEMIAAEYAEAQAGNDKVLPSLIAVALSHIARLAPAAIAAAPSSDASLAMGLRRLVDAHFRDNWPVDRYVETLATTPHLLDKASRAVLGSGVKRVVSERRLLEAKRLLLFTVRTVEDIAYEIGFDDPAYFSRFFRERMGEAPAAWRRKQLRGH, encoded by the coding sequence ATGAGCCAGAGTTCCATCCCCGACTTCTTCGTCTATGGTGAGCCGGTTCGCCCGCTCGATGTCGGCTTCCTGCATGTCGAGACAGTGTTGGCACGAGGCAGCATTCATCATGGCCAGGTCGCGGCGCACAAGCATCCGCAGATGGGTCAGATCACCTATTGGACCAGCGGCTCCGGCATCTACCGCATCGAGGACCGCTCCTGGGACTTTTCGGCGCCAGCCGTCAGCTTCGTACCGAGCACCATCGTGCATGGCTTCTCGATCGGACTTGGCACCGACGCCATCGTCGTCTCGGTCGCCGACGATGCGCTCGCCGCGATTGCAGATCATAGCCTGCTGCCGCTGGACAGACCGGTGTTTGCCGACGGCCTGCCGGATCGCGCCGCATGGAAGGGGTTGGCAGCGGTGCTGGAGATGATCGCCGCCGAATACGCCGAGGCGCAGGCCGGCAACGACAAGGTCCTGCCGTCGCTGATCGCCGTCGCGCTCTCTCACATCGCGCGTCTCGCGCCTGCGGCAATTGCCGCCGCACCGTCTTCCGATGCATCGTTGGCCATGGGCTTGCGCCGTCTCGTCGACGCGCATTTCCGCGACAACTGGCCGGTTGATCGCTACGTCGAGACGTTGGCCACGACGCCGCATCTCCTCGACAAGGCCAGCCGCGCGGTGCTGGGCAGCGGCGTCAAACGCGTCGTCAGCGAGCGACGGCTGCTGGAAGCCAAGCGGCTGCTGCTGTTCACCGTGCGCACGGTAGAGGACATCGCCTACGAGATCGGTTTTGATGATCCCGCCTATTTCTCGAGGTTCTTCCGTGAACGGATGGGCGAGGCGCCCGCCGCCTGGCGACGCAAGCAGTTGCGGGGGCACTGA
- the hpaE gene encoding 5-carboxymethyl-2-hydroxymuconate semialdehyde dehydrogenase → MSDLEGNLKKAEAYLARFKRGGVLNQIGGEAVPAIDGSTFETLSPVDLKPLAKVARGGAADIDRAAKAAKTAFPAWAAMPGEARKKLLHKIADAIEARAEEIAFVECMDTGQALKFMAKAALRGAENFRFFADRAPEARDGETLRTTGQVNITTRVPIGPVGIITPWNTPFMLSTWKIAPALAAGCTVVHKPAEFSPLTARLLVEIAEEAGLPKGVWNLVNGLGEHAGKALTEHPDIKAIGFVGESRTGSMIMRQGADTLKRVHFELGGKNPVIVFADADLERAADAAVFMIYSLNGERCTSSSRLLVEASVYDRLTDLVAEKAKRIKIGHPLDPKTVVGPLIHPVHEEKVLSYIEIGKSEGAVVAAGGGKFAGPGGGCYVSPTLFTGATNKMRIAQEEIFGPVLTAIAFKDEAEALALANDTQYGLTGYLWTSDVTRAFRFTDALEAGMIWVNSENVRHLPTPFGGVKNSGIGRDGGDHSFDFYMETKNVAFATSAHAIQKLGG, encoded by the coding sequence ATGTCCGACCTCGAAGGCAATCTGAAGAAGGCCGAGGCCTATCTGGCGCGCTTCAAGCGCGGTGGCGTGCTCAACCAGATCGGCGGCGAGGCGGTGCCGGCGATCGACGGCTCGACCTTCGAGACGCTGTCGCCGGTCGATCTCAAGCCGCTGGCCAAGGTGGCGCGCGGTGGCGCCGCCGACATCGACCGCGCCGCCAAGGCGGCTAAGACGGCATTCCCGGCCTGGGCCGCCATGCCTGGCGAAGCGCGCAAGAAGTTGCTGCACAAAATCGCCGATGCTATCGAGGCGCGCGCCGAGGAGATCGCCTTCGTCGAATGCATGGACACCGGCCAGGCGCTGAAGTTCATGGCCAAGGCGGCGCTGCGCGGTGCGGAGAATTTCCGCTTCTTTGCCGACCGCGCGCCGGAAGCGCGCGACGGCGAGACGTTGCGCACGACAGGCCAGGTCAACATCACGACGCGCGTGCCGATCGGCCCGGTCGGCATCATCACGCCGTGGAACACGCCGTTCATGTTATCGACCTGGAAGATCGCGCCGGCGCTGGCGGCCGGCTGCACCGTGGTTCATAAGCCGGCTGAATTTTCGCCGCTGACGGCGCGGCTGCTGGTCGAGATCGCCGAGGAGGCCGGTCTGCCGAAAGGTGTGTGGAACCTGGTCAACGGGCTCGGAGAACATGCCGGCAAGGCGCTGACCGAACATCCCGACATCAAGGCGATCGGCTTTGTCGGTGAAAGCCGCACCGGTTCGATGATCATGCGCCAGGGCGCCGATACGCTGAAGCGCGTGCATTTCGAACTTGGTGGCAAGAACCCGGTGATTGTCTTCGCCGATGCCGATCTCGAGCGCGCGGCGGATGCGGCCGTGTTCATGATCTACTCGCTCAATGGCGAACGCTGCACCTCGTCGTCGCGCCTGCTGGTGGAGGCCTCGGTCTACGACCGGCTCACCGATCTGGTGGCGGAGAAGGCAAAGCGCATCAAGATCGGTCACCCGCTCGATCCGAAGACGGTGGTCGGCCCGCTGATCCATCCGGTGCACGAGGAAAAGGTGCTGTCCTATATCGAAATCGGCAAATCGGAGGGTGCTGTGGTTGCCGCCGGCGGCGGCAAGTTCGCCGGACCGGGCGGCGGCTGTTATGTCAGCCCGACGCTGTTTACCGGCGCCACCAACAAGATGCGCATTGCCCAGGAAGAGATTTTCGGGCCGGTTTTGACAGCCATTGCCTTCAAGGACGAGGCGGAAGCGCTGGCGCTCGCCAACGACACGCAATACGGCCTGACCGGCTATCTCTGGACCTCTGATGTGACCCGCGCCTTCCGCTTCACCGATGCGCTGGAGGCGGGCATGATCTGGGTCAATTCCGAGAATGTGCGCCATCTGCCGACGCCGTTCGGCGGTGTCAAGAATTCCGGCATCGGCCGCGACGGCGGCGACCATTCCTTCGATTTCTACATGGAGACCAAGAATGTCGCCTTCGCCACTTCAGCGCACGCGATCCAGAAACTCGGCGGCTGA